One Lacipirellulaceae bacterium DNA window includes the following coding sequences:
- a CDS encoding glycosyltransferase family 2 protein, producing the protein MRLSACIIAKDEERHVRRCLNSVIGVVDEIVLLDTGSTDRTVEYAKDLGAKTYSFSWEDDFSAAYNACIEHASGDWILLLDADEELLRESLGDLHDCVQSSDTIAYGLLRRDLRDASNLSVFTKMLQFRLFRNRPDLRFIGRIHHQFQNSLEEIAQREGMQVLTSSIEFNHYGYIDSNKRPKLLRAEKLMALELEDRPDQFYYLVELGRTRIALGDDSGVDLLKRAAEQAAAEDPQASASPGQLAQLLEHVLAADVLPKGFPITREEADRIAIQRFPRAIPLLWQRALAKYKCGKFGESARLLEKILHLAHTDDYDRLASFAPDIMDSDAKLNLGACYARLGKLGDALRCFDELAEDRKHGRAASVNATLIREIIDDS; encoded by the coding sequence ATGAGGCTCAGCGCTTGCATCATTGCGAAGGACGAGGAACGTCACGTACGCCGCTGTCTCAATTCGGTAATTGGCGTTGTCGATGAAATAGTTCTCTTAGATACAGGTTCAACAGATCGAACTGTCGAATACGCAAAGGATCTCGGCGCGAAGACTTACTCATTCTCTTGGGAAGACGACTTTTCTGCCGCGTACAACGCTTGCATCGAGCACGCTTCTGGAGACTGGATACTCCTTTTGGACGCCGATGAGGAATTACTTCGGGAGTCTCTTGGCGATTTACACGATTGTGTCCAAAGCAGCGACACGATTGCCTACGGATTACTCCGCCGGGACCTGCGCGATGCTAGCAACCTTAGTGTCTTCACTAAAATGTTGCAGTTCCGCCTCTTTCGAAATCGCCCCGACCTGCGTTTCATTGGCCGCATTCACCATCAATTTCAGAATTCGCTGGAGGAGATCGCACAACGTGAGGGCATGCAAGTGCTCACCAGCAGCATCGAGTTCAATCACTACGGCTACATTGATTCGAACAAGCGACCAAAGCTCCTGAGGGCTGAGAAGCTGATGGCTCTAGAATTGGAGGATCGTCCCGATCAATTTTACTACTTAGTCGAGTTAGGAAGGACACGGATCGCGCTAGGTGACGACTCAGGAGTCGATCTCTTGAAACGCGCTGCAGAACAGGCTGCCGCGGAGGATCCGCAGGCGTCGGCCAGTCCAGGGCAACTCGCGCAGCTTCTTGAGCATGTGCTTGCGGCTGATGTACTACCCAAAGGTTTCCCGATCACGCGTGAAGAGGCAGATCGTATCGCCATTCAACGCTTTCCTCGAGCGATCCCGCTGCTCTGGCAGAGAGCGCTGGCAAAGTACAAGTGCGGTAAGTTTGGCGAGAGTGCTAGGCTACTGGAAAAGATTCTGCATCTTGCTCATACCGATGACTATGACCGGCTAGCAAGTTTCGCCCCGGACATTATGGACAGTGACGCCAAGCTCAACCTTGGTGCGTGCTATGCGCGACTAGGCAAATTAGGCGACGCGCTGCGCTGTTTTGATGAGCTGGCGGAAGACCGGAAACACGGGAGGGCAGCAAGCGTAAACGCCACATTGATCCGTGAGATCATTGACGACTCGTAG
- a CDS encoding glycoside hydrolase family 16 protein: MPQQFLTSYAPMHLLRWFWVATLVLPFTSQATFAKQPTWTQIWGDEFNGKSLDEKKWEIFIGSKPHNNEKQAYVASRVSVADGNLVLIADDTPHEGQPYSSGKVVSRWYKQHGRWEVRAKLPSTRGTWPAIWILPDWRKHPWPSEGEIDIMENRGDQPFQVNGAFHFGSRKPYKHDFKFKLYSKQVEDKPVNYHEGFHVYAAEWEKQEIRFFVDGEKFWTLTDDEVDGFLSQQTAPMQVILNLAIGGDFVKKAQPDESSKWPQRMLVDYVRVYERASKSSEAAYEPKKADPK; this comes from the coding sequence ATGCCACAACAATTCCTGACAAGTTATGCTCCCATGCACCTACTCCGTTGGTTTTGGGTGGCCACCCTCGTATTACCTTTCACCTCCCAGGCGACCTTTGCCAAGCAGCCGACCTGGACTCAAATCTGGGGCGACGAGTTCAATGGCAAATCGCTGGACGAAAAAAAGTGGGAGATCTTCATCGGCAGCAAGCCGCACAACAATGAGAAGCAAGCCTACGTCGCGTCCCGCGTGAGCGTCGCGGACGGCAACCTCGTCTTGATCGCCGACGACACGCCCCATGAGGGCCAACCGTATTCCTCAGGCAAGGTCGTCAGCCGGTGGTACAAGCAGCATGGCCGCTGGGAAGTACGCGCGAAACTACCCTCAACCCGCGGCACTTGGCCGGCCATATGGATTCTTCCCGATTGGCGAAAGCATCCTTGGCCGAGCGAAGGTGAAATTGACATCATGGAGAACCGCGGCGACCAACCTTTCCAGGTGAACGGCGCTTTTCATTTCGGTAGCCGAAAGCCCTACAAGCACGACTTCAAGTTCAAGCTTTACAGCAAGCAAGTTGAAGACAAACCAGTCAACTATCACGAGGGCTTCCACGTTTACGCCGCCGAATGGGAGAAGCAAGAAATTCGCTTCTTTGTCGACGGAGAAAAGTTCTGGACACTCACCGACGACGAAGTCGACGGATTCCTCAGCCAGCAAACCGCACCGATGCAAGTCATCCTGAACCTCGCGATCGGCGGCGACTTCGTCAAGAAAGCCCAACCCGACGAAAGCAGCAAGTGGCCGCAGAGAATGCTCGTCGACTACGTGCGTGTTTATGAGCGGGCTTCAAAATCGAGTGAGGCGGCCTACGAGCCAAAGAAAGCTGATCCAAAATAG
- a CDS encoding aminodeoxychorismate/anthranilate synthase component II, translating to MILLIDNYDSFVHNLARYFQLLGQETRVVRNDELGVDEIRAMKPAAIVLSPGPCTPNEAGCSLEVVEALHRQVPMLGICLGHQTIAAAFGGQVVRADEPRHGRTSEIEHDGHAVFAGVPASLSVCRYHSLIVEEESLPAELVVTARSTDDQAIMALAHRELPVVGLQFHPEAVLTSHGFRLLANFLQLAGTEVDVSVSELATAENRTPPPLEEPEGLGVAPGGPITF from the coding sequence ATGATCCTACTGATCGACAACTACGATAGCTTCGTGCATAACCTAGCCCGCTACTTCCAGTTGCTAGGGCAGGAAACGCGCGTGGTAAGGAATGATGAGCTTGGCGTCGATGAGATAAGGGCGATGAAGCCAGCGGCGATCGTGCTTTCTCCCGGTCCATGCACCCCAAACGAAGCGGGTTGCTCGCTGGAGGTGGTGGAGGCTTTGCATCGCCAAGTACCCATGCTGGGAATCTGCCTCGGCCACCAGACCATTGCCGCGGCGTTCGGTGGTCAGGTGGTTCGTGCGGATGAGCCTCGGCATGGCCGGACTTCTGAGATTGAGCACGACGGGCACGCAGTATTTGCGGGGGTGCCCGCGTCGTTGTCCGTATGTCGTTACCATTCGCTGATCGTCGAAGAGGAGTCGCTGCCGGCGGAGCTTGTGGTCACAGCGCGAAGTACGGACGATCAGGCGATCATGGCTCTCGCTCACCGCGAGCTTCCGGTAGTTGGTTTGCAATTCCATCCTGAGGCCGTCCTTACGTCCCACGGGTTCCGATTGCTCGCAAACTTCTTGCAGCTTGCCGGCACCGAGGTCGATGTTAGCGTCAGTGAATTAGCAACCGCTGAAAATCGAACGCCGCCGCCGTTAGAAGAACCAGAAGGCTTGGGTGTAGCGCCGGGTGGACCGATTACTTTTTGA
- a CDS encoding DUF447 family protein, with amino-acid sequence MTDYPREPPDGLPALGANGRILEGLVTTLNPDGTTNLSPMGPIVDRQLGTGGTEWLHFRPYAPSTTLENMKRTGRGILHVTDDASLVAMAAVGKLQKLPNMRKASGFEGMILTQACRWFSFEVVGLDDRSEMHHVYAKVAEKGTLREHFGFNRASSAILELAIMATRIKFLPAEEIRSAVERLSPVVVKTGDKKDLRALETLGQHFDSQLVAS; translated from the coding sequence ATGACTGATTATCCGCGTGAACCACCTGACGGACTGCCTGCTCTTGGTGCGAATGGACGCATCCTGGAAGGGCTTGTGACAACGCTCAATCCGGACGGCACGACAAATCTTTCCCCCATGGGGCCGATTGTCGATCGTCAGCTCGGCACTGGGGGAACTGAGTGGTTGCACTTTCGTCCCTACGCTCCCTCGACGACGCTGGAGAACATGAAGCGAACGGGGCGAGGGATTCTGCACGTGACCGATGATGCTTCGTTAGTAGCTATGGCCGCAGTTGGGAAGCTTCAGAAACTGCCGAACATGCGAAAGGCTTCCGGCTTTGAGGGGATGATTCTTACGCAGGCGTGCCGTTGGTTTAGCTTTGAGGTCGTTGGACTCGATGATCGCAGTGAGATGCATCACGTCTATGCGAAAGTTGCTGAGAAGGGAACCCTGAGGGAGCACTTCGGCTTTAACCGGGCGTCTTCCGCGATTCTGGAACTGGCGATCATGGCGACCCGAATCAAGTTTTTGCCCGCAGAGGAGATTCGCTCAGCCGTCGAAAGACTCTCTCCCGTTGTGGTGAAGACAGGCGACAAGAAAGATCTGCGAGCACTGGAGACGCTTGGGCAGCATTTCGATTCTCAGTTGGTGGCGTCGTGA
- the dapA gene encoding 4-hydroxy-tetrahydrodipicolinate synthase, protein MMATKGTDFAGLSVALVTPLKDGEVDYELFKQQIDFQIEAGTNCLCPVGTTGESPTLTHEEHEKVIAFVCEHANGRIKVMPGTGSNSTAEALRLTKFAEKAGADAALQVAPYYNKPTQEGFYQHFKVLAEETGLPQCVYNIPGRTGKNIEPETIIRLAELENIAIVKEATGSLDQASSILASTNLTVLSGDDSLTLPLMSVGAEGVISVVGNIVPQDMIALVKAASEGDYTKARASHTKLFPLCRDMLGLSTNPIPVKAAMEMLGRDSGELLLPMTPLSEEQRASLKQTLINYGLL, encoded by the coding sequence CTGATGGCCACCAAAGGCACCGACTTCGCAGGACTCTCCGTCGCCCTCGTTACCCCTCTGAAAGATGGCGAGGTCGATTACGAACTCTTCAAGCAGCAGATCGACTTCCAAATCGAGGCCGGCACCAACTGCCTGTGCCCCGTCGGCACCACCGGTGAGTCGCCGACCCTTACTCACGAGGAGCATGAGAAGGTTATTGCCTTCGTCTGCGAGCATGCCAACGGTCGCATCAAAGTCATGCCGGGCACCGGTTCCAACAGTACCGCTGAGGCATTGCGCCTGACCAAGTTCGCGGAGAAAGCCGGGGCGGATGCCGCCCTGCAAGTGGCCCCTTATTACAATAAGCCGACGCAGGAAGGCTTTTACCAGCACTTCAAGGTTTTGGCCGAAGAAACGGGCCTACCACAGTGCGTCTACAACATCCCTGGCCGCACGGGCAAGAATATCGAACCCGAAACGATCATTCGCCTCGCGGAGCTAGAGAACATTGCGATCGTTAAGGAAGCGACCGGCTCGCTAGATCAAGCCTCCTCGATTCTCGCCTCGACGAACCTTACCGTTCTTAGTGGCGACGACAGTCTTACTCTGCCATTGATGTCCGTGGGCGCTGAGGGCGTGATCTCTGTTGTCGGGAATATCGTCCCACAAGACATGATCGCACTCGTCAAAGCCGCCAGCGAAGGTGACTACACGAAGGCTAGAGCTTCGCACACAAAGTTATTTCCACTCTGCCGTGACATGCTCGGCCTTTCAACGAATCCCATTCCTGTGAAAGCGGCGATGGAAATGCTGGGCCGTGACAGCGGCGAACTTCTTCTGCCGATGACGCCACTCAGCGAAGAACAAAGAGCTTCTCTCAAACAAACGCTCATCAATTACGGTCTGCTTTGA
- a CDS encoding pyridoxine 5'-phosphate synthase — MPQLGVNIDHVATVRQARQTNEPDPVWAASLAELGGADGITLHLREDRRHIQDRDLHLLRQTVAVKLNLELACEDDVVEIACQTRPYQATLVPERREEVTTEGGLDVAGQKERVGEVVKRLQNAGIVVSLFLDPDPKQIEAGKDLGVEAVELHTGAYAEATANHAGEKELAQLAEAGRQIIESGLILHAGHGLNYRNVKPIAALENMCELNIGHSIIARAIMVGLEQAVRDMKQLIS; from the coding sequence ATGCCTCAACTCGGCGTTAACATCGATCACGTGGCCACGGTCCGTCAGGCCCGCCAGACCAATGAGCCCGACCCCGTCTGGGCGGCTTCTCTCGCGGAACTCGGCGGTGCCGATGGCATCACGCTACATCTCCGCGAAGACCGTCGCCATATTCAGGATCGCGACCTTCACCTATTGAGGCAGACGGTCGCGGTAAAACTGAATCTCGAGCTGGCCTGCGAGGACGACGTCGTCGAAATCGCGTGTCAGACGCGCCCCTACCAGGCAACCTTGGTTCCAGAACGCCGGGAGGAAGTCACCACCGAGGGGGGGCTCGATGTGGCGGGACAGAAGGAACGAGTCGGCGAGGTAGTCAAACGATTGCAAAATGCAGGGATTGTCGTCAGCCTTTTTCTAGACCCCGACCCGAAGCAAATCGAAGCCGGCAAAGATCTTGGAGTCGAGGCCGTCGAGCTTCACACGGGAGCCTACGCGGAAGCGACAGCCAATCACGCTGGCGAGAAGGAACTCGCGCAACTCGCCGAAGCGGGCCGGCAAATCATCGAGAGCGGCCTCATCCTGCACGCGGGCCATGGCCTTAATTACCGCAACGTGAAACCGATCGCTGCTCTTGAAAACATGTGCGAGCTAAACATTGGCCACAGCATCATCGCCCGTGCAATCATGGTCGGCTTGGAACAAGCCGTCCGCGACATGAAACAGCTCATAAGCTAA
- the mgtE gene encoding magnesium transporter: MINTLYLPELREMLAEQDSEGLREFCTALHPARTAEFMEGLEPQESWQVLQAADVATRVDLFSYLPEQLQVEILETVDPQQASDLIASMAHDDRVDVLKEVEDDSVEAILPLLPTEERRDIQRLIQHPEGTAGAVMTSDMARLPESLTVREALDEVARQAADHETIYYIYIVDDENHLRGLVSARQLVTHLGRPDTKISDLMERDLLTVTDTDDQETVAAKVADYDFLAIPVVDNEQHLVGIITHDDVIDVLREEAEEDAYLAGAVDPLDETYLETPWYTLAWKRGVWLTVLFIAAMLTAAALKEYEVELEKVTWLVLFIPLIISSGGNSGTQSTTLVIRALTNKDITPSDWLKVVRREIVTGLCLGGFLALLGFVVVRVLQPDLTSQQALVVPITLLSVVICGTIVGSLLPLMFRRLGLDEALMSSPFLTGIIDIAGIVIYMSLAMLMLEELGGG; the protein is encoded by the coding sequence ATGATCAACACCCTCTACCTCCCCGAACTTCGCGAAATGCTTGCAGAGCAAGACTCTGAGGGCCTGCGCGAGTTCTGCACGGCCCTGCATCCGGCTCGGACAGCAGAGTTCATGGAGGGGCTTGAGCCCCAAGAGTCGTGGCAGGTTCTCCAAGCGGCTGATGTAGCCACGCGTGTCGACCTTTTCTCCTACCTCCCCGAGCAGCTCCAAGTCGAAATCCTCGAGACGGTCGATCCCCAGCAAGCTAGCGACCTGATCGCCAGCATGGCTCACGACGACCGGGTGGACGTTCTTAAGGAGGTTGAGGACGACTCGGTCGAAGCCATTCTTCCGCTGCTGCCAACCGAAGAGCGCCGCGATATCCAGCGGCTGATTCAGCATCCCGAGGGAACTGCGGGTGCGGTGATGACGAGCGACATGGCTCGCCTGCCAGAATCGCTCACCGTACGCGAGGCTCTCGACGAAGTTGCACGCCAAGCGGCTGATCACGAGACGATTTACTACATTTATATTGTCGACGATGAGAACCACCTTCGGGGCTTGGTCTCCGCGAGACAGTTGGTTACCCATCTGGGTCGCCCTGACACAAAGATCAGTGATCTCATGGAGCGTGACCTGCTCACCGTGACCGACACCGACGATCAAGAAACGGTCGCCGCGAAAGTCGCTGACTACGACTTTCTTGCGATTCCCGTGGTCGACAATGAACAACACCTAGTCGGCATCATCACGCACGATGATGTGATCGACGTTCTTCGCGAAGAAGCGGAAGAGGATGCCTATCTCGCCGGTGCGGTCGATCCGCTGGACGAGACTTATCTCGAAACGCCCTGGTACACACTCGCCTGGAAACGGGGAGTGTGGCTCACTGTGCTGTTTATCGCAGCCATGCTCACAGCCGCGGCGCTGAAGGAGTATGAAGTCGAGTTGGAGAAGGTGACCTGGCTGGTGCTCTTCATACCGCTGATCATTTCCAGCGGAGGTAACAGCGGTACCCAATCGACAACGCTCGTCATCCGCGCACTGACGAATAAAGACATCACCCCGAGCGATTGGCTGAAGGTAGTACGCAGAGAAATCGTGACCGGGCTCTGCCTCGGCGGCTTTTTAGCTCTGCTCGGGTTTGTCGTCGTTCGCGTATTGCAACCCGACCTGACATCTCAGCAAGCGCTGGTGGTTCCGATCACGCTTTTGTCCGTCGTGATTTGCGGGACCATCGTTGGTTCGCTGCTCCCGTTGATGTTCCGACGTCTCGGTTTAGACGAAGCGCTGATGAGCAGCCCCTTCCTCACCGGAATCATCGACATCGCCGGGATCGTCATCTACATGAGCCTTGCAATGCTTATGCTCGAAGAACTCGGCGGAGGATAA
- the rnc gene encoding ribonuclease III encodes MSTRSSTEPATSGPVSASELASAESATTDAASLASDFLDSTETRTDFAGCQEAIGYTFHDISLLSAALTHASGVSHRLASNERMEFLGDAILGAVVCERLFHLFPEYSEGELTKVKSVVVSRETCALLSEEMGLDQFLILGKGMASDPQVPKSVLAAVFESLVAAIYLDGGPEPAREFILRRIENKIEATVSTEFGGNFKSLLQQHAQREHGVTPVYELLDEKGPDHAKCFQIAAHVSKQQFTPAWGQSKKEAEQKAAQNAICEIRGDETPHTPEEE; translated from the coding sequence ATGAGTACTCGCTCCTCGACTGAGCCCGCTACGTCTGGACCCGTCTCCGCTTCTGAGCTCGCCTCCGCTGAGTCCGCGACGACTGACGCTGCCAGTTTGGCCTCAGACTTTTTGGATTCGACCGAAACGCGAACCGACTTCGCTGGTTGCCAGGAAGCCATCGGCTACACGTTCCACGACATCAGCCTACTCAGCGCTGCGCTCACGCATGCTTCCGGAGTCTCGCATCGTCTTGCGTCGAACGAGCGAATGGAGTTCCTTGGGGACGCCATTCTAGGGGCCGTTGTTTGCGAGCGTTTGTTCCACCTCTTTCCAGAATACTCAGAGGGGGAACTGACGAAAGTAAAATCGGTGGTCGTCAGTCGAGAAACTTGCGCGTTGCTTAGCGAAGAGATGGGGCTCGATCAGTTCCTCATCTTGGGCAAAGGCATGGCCTCTGACCCACAAGTCCCCAAGTCGGTTTTGGCTGCGGTATTTGAGTCGCTCGTCGCGGCGATTTATTTGGATGGAGGGCCGGAACCGGCTCGTGAGTTCATCTTGCGGCGTATTGAGAACAAGATTGAAGCGACGGTCTCTACGGAGTTTGGCGGCAATTTCAAGTCGCTGCTCCAACAACATGCCCAACGCGAACATGGCGTGACACCCGTTTATGAACTGCTTGACGAGAAGGGGCCTGATCACGCCAAGTGTTTCCAAATCGCCGCCCACGTGAGCAAACAGCAGTTCACACCAGCTTGGGGGCAGAGCAAGAAAGAAGCAGAGCAGAAGGCGGCGCAGAACGCGATCTGTGAAATCCGTGGCGATGAAACGCCGCATACTCCTGAAGAAGAATAA
- a CDS encoding DUF485 domain-containing protein, which yields MNSRNARLGMVLFLVYLALYGTFVLVNAFSPETMERTPFAGVNLAILSGFGLIISAFLLALIYGALCGDEDVFSEGTSEAEENQQGGEARE from the coding sequence ATGAATTCAAGAAATGCCCGATTAGGGATGGTGCTTTTCCTCGTTTACCTTGCACTCTACGGCACCTTCGTTCTTGTGAATGCTTTTTCACCGGAGACGATGGAGAGGACTCCATTTGCTGGCGTAAATTTGGCTATCCTTTCGGGTTTCGGGCTCATCATCTCGGCCTTCTTGCTCGCCTTAATCTATGGAGCGCTTTGCGGAGACGAGGACGTCTTCTCCGAGGGTACCTCGGAAGCGGAAGAGAACCAGCAAGGAGGCGAGGCTCGAGAATGA
- a CDS encoding cation acetate symporter has protein sequence MIYEPSSIALAIFLLFVGVTLGLSFYLGRKAKSSEGYFAAHGQIPWFVNGVAFAGDYLSAASFLGICGMIAFYGYDGFLYSIGYLAGWIVALFVVAEPMKRLGKFTFADALNAKFNSKGIQFVGGVSTLAVSVFYLIPQMVGAGVLVQPLLGWPHWAGVLVVGLVVIFIVVTAGMVSTTWVQFLKGSLLVVFSAVLTVMILQRGFEVDPEIPQPQTVTKNPDGSELMNGLPFGKESGQGSLAPVGSISKLPEGKERTGPLGPLEFFSTLQESEVILWSKETTKAEDGTETTVYTPKPTAGSKVLRPGEHPKFAGIRGEEFSDKLNFLSLMLALFCGTASLPHILIRYYTVKDGAAARKSTIVGIGCIGFFYVLTLYLGLGAMTSGAMDVTDSNMAAPLLAKSMSEMLFAIISAIAFTTVLGTVSGLILASAGAVAHDLVGCLSSRTLSGTEQVRIAKFASILVGVIAIVLGMLFQKLNVSYLVGWAFSVAASANLPSLVMLLFWKGTTKEGVIAAVVVGMTSSLAWILLSADTYSAVYGLAPEDALAPFSQPGIVTIPLGFLTLFVVSLLTQPKRAGN, from the coding sequence ATGATTTACGAACCCTCTTCCATCGCGCTGGCAATCTTTTTGCTCTTCGTTGGCGTCACGCTCGGGCTCAGTTTCTATCTGGGGCGGAAAGCGAAGTCGTCGGAAGGCTATTTTGCTGCCCATGGGCAGATTCCTTGGTTCGTCAACGGCGTTGCTTTCGCGGGCGATTATCTTTCAGCCGCTTCCTTTCTAGGGATCTGCGGCATGATTGCTTTCTACGGCTACGATGGGTTCCTCTATTCGATTGGCTATCTGGCCGGCTGGATTGTTGCCTTGTTCGTTGTTGCCGAGCCCATGAAACGCCTTGGCAAGTTCACCTTCGCCGACGCGCTGAATGCGAAATTCAACTCGAAAGGAATCCAGTTTGTTGGCGGCGTGAGTACGCTGGCGGTCAGTGTGTTTTATCTGATTCCTCAAATGGTAGGCGCTGGGGTCCTGGTACAGCCGCTACTTGGGTGGCCGCACTGGGCGGGGGTGCTGGTCGTCGGACTGGTGGTGATCTTCATTGTCGTCACGGCAGGGATGGTTTCGACCACCTGGGTGCAGTTTCTCAAGGGCTCGCTCCTGGTTGTGTTTAGTGCCGTGCTGACCGTGATGATTCTCCAGCGAGGTTTCGAGGTCGATCCAGAGATCCCTCAGCCTCAGACCGTGACGAAGAATCCCGACGGAAGCGAACTGATGAACGGTTTACCCTTCGGTAAGGAGTCGGGACAAGGTTCGCTGGCGCCGGTCGGTTCGATCTCCAAACTGCCAGAAGGTAAAGAAAGAACAGGGCCGCTCGGTCCTTTGGAGTTCTTTAGCACCCTGCAAGAAAGTGAAGTGATTCTGTGGAGCAAGGAAACGACCAAGGCGGAGGACGGAACGGAGACGACCGTCTACACGCCCAAGCCAACCGCGGGCAGCAAAGTCTTGCGACCCGGTGAACATCCCAAGTTTGCAGGGATTCGCGGTGAGGAATTCAGCGACAAGCTGAATTTTCTTTCGTTGATGCTCGCTCTCTTTTGCGGAACGGCGTCGTTGCCGCACATTTTGATCCGATACTACACGGTCAAAGACGGAGCAGCGGCTCGCAAGAGTACGATCGTCGGTATTGGCTGCATCGGTTTCTTCTATGTGTTGACGCTCTATCTTGGCTTGGGGGCGATGACCAGTGGCGCGATGGATGTCACCGATAGCAATATGGCTGCGCCACTGTTGGCGAAAAGTATGAGTGAAATGTTGTTCGCGATTATTTCGGCCATTGCTTTTACGACCGTGCTGGGCACTGTGAGTGGCTTGATCCTGGCGTCTGCCGGAGCCGTTGCTCATGATCTTGTCGGCTGCCTCTCTAGCAGAACGCTGAGTGGAACCGAGCAAGTTCGGATCGCGAAGTTCGCTTCGATCCTTGTTGGTGTGATTGCAATCGTCCTGGGCATGCTTTTTCAAAAACTGAATGTCAGCTATCTCGTTGGCTGGGCGTTCAGCGTCGCGGCTTCCGCGAACTTGCCGTCGCTGGTGATGCTGCTTTTTTGGAAAGGGACTACCAAGGAGGGTGTCATCGCCGCGGTTGTGGTCGGCATGACAAGTTCCCTCGCTTGGATTCTCCTCAGCGCAGACACGTACTCAGCCGTTTACGGCTTAGCCCCCGAAGACGCCCTAGCCCCATTCAGCCAACCGGGGATTGTGACGATACCGCTTGGTTTCCTTACGCTTTTCGTGGTTTCGCTGCTCACACAGCCGAAGAGAGCGGGTAATTAG
- a CDS encoding tetratricopeptide repeat protein, producing the protein MKSFASERRPLGMILLTFFSIVLISLPTNGAVATELLEKAIYTEETVGDLEKAIAIYQKVLAEGKKSAEAAAEAQYRIGVCYEKQGKSEEAAKAFQAVIDDFPSAKAWVAKAKSHQPGQIELVPVPWGNGDEMIYEMKLPTGMGVGHQVFRVAETEREGKTYWKCSAWQTVTINGMSGKSHVLADYATFAPIESRWKHTLLGDSKAKYSEGKVEIDLINKEEPVTLEFDEPVYDNEQAALAFRRLPLKEGYKTTMEISAILTATRIPLGMEVTKVETIKTPMGEFECFKLELDIAQNFWISNDEHRYIVRFEAGGVVADLTEVRPYKPNQATEVKRPYFSVTLPPDWYAYTPEQPDDDSPETTLIDPTASLNSRIEAGPLNNVKDDHDSTEAWLEESIENYRKRTKDFAVSSEGIQSIKVGDREAVSAVFEYSDGSKAKKARRVCLFGETSAVNLRFTSNAEDFDRLQPEIEKILASLRIK; encoded by the coding sequence ATGAAAAGTTTTGCTTCAGAAAGGCGCCCCCTAGGGATGATCCTGCTGACCTTTTTCTCGATCGTTCTGATCTCGCTGCCGACCAACGGGGCGGTTGCGACAGAGTTACTTGAAAAGGCGATCTATACTGAAGAAACGGTTGGCGACTTGGAAAAAGCGATCGCCATCTATCAGAAAGTTCTTGCCGAAGGAAAGAAGTCCGCCGAAGCCGCAGCCGAAGCCCAGTATCGAATTGGCGTCTGTTATGAAAAGCAAGGCAAGAGCGAAGAAGCGGCCAAGGCCTTTCAGGCTGTCATTGATGACTTTCCAAGTGCCAAGGCGTGGGTCGCTAAGGCGAAGAGTCATCAGCCTGGCCAAATTGAATTGGTTCCCGTCCCGTGGGGCAATGGGGATGAGATGATCTACGAGATGAAGCTCCCCACGGGAATGGGCGTCGGGCACCAAGTATTCCGTGTTGCTGAGACCGAGCGAGAGGGAAAGACGTATTGGAAATGCTCCGCCTGGCAGACCGTGACGATAAACGGCATGTCCGGCAAGAGCCATGTCTTAGCAGATTACGCAACCTTTGCTCCTATCGAAAGCCGATGGAAACATACCTTGCTTGGAGACTCCAAAGCAAAGTACAGCGAAGGCAAAGTCGAGATCGATCTGATCAATAAAGAAGAGCCCGTAACGCTCGAGTTCGATGAGCCCGTCTACGATAACGAGCAAGCAGCTTTGGCATTCCGACGTTTGCCCCTTAAAGAGGGATATAAGACGACGATGGAGATTAGTGCCATCCTGACCGCTACGAGAATTCCGCTCGGTATGGAAGTCACTAAGGTGGAAACGATCAAGACACCTATGGGCGAGTTCGAATGCTTCAAATTGGAGCTGGATATTGCTCAAAATTTCTGGATCTCGAACGATGAGCATCGCTATATCGTTCGCTTCGAAGCTGGTGGTGTCGTTGCAGATTTGACAGAGGTTCGGCCCTATAAGCCGAATCAGGCGACCGAAGTGAAGCGACCTTACTTTTCAGTAACACTGCCGCCAGATTGGTATGCCTACACGCCTGAACAGCCAGACGATGATAGTCCTGAGACGACGCTGATTGATCCCACAGCTTCACTAAACTCGCGCATCGAAGCAGGGCCGTTGAACAATGTGAAAGACGATCATGATTCGACGGAAGCATGGCTTGAAGAATCGATCGAGAACTACCGAAAGCGGACGAAGGACTTCGCGGTCAGCAGCGAGGGAATCCAAAGTATCAAGGTCGGTGATCGCGAGGCGGTCTCGGCTGTTTTCGAGTACTCTGACGGGAGCAAGGCGAAGAAAGCTCGTCGTGTATGCCTATTCGGCGAGACCTCGGCGGTGAACTTGAGATTCACAAGCAATGCTGAGGACTTCGACCGCCTGCAGCCTGAGATCGAGAAGATACTTGCAAGTCTCAGGATCAAGTAA